The genomic DNA TAGCGGGTATAGTTGCTATCCTGTTTGTTCTATTAATGGCAGGTGTAGGTGCAACAATGGCAGGTTGGAATATTCCGATATTAAGCAATATTGTTAAAACAATTATGAGCAAATAAACCGCTATAGACTTTCTTTCGATAGTTCATAAATAACCAAACCACTTGGAATTTTAGGGAAAAAGTAGGTAGCCTTTTGAGGCATAAATTCCCCGTTGTCTGCACATTTTTTAATGACTTCTGGACATATAGGATTGATTAAAAAAGCCAGTTCCGCTTGTTCCATTTCTACCATTTCAATACAACGGAAAGGATTTGTTTCGTATATCAATTGAGTATTAGGTTCTAACTTCATTATTTCTTCAAAAATAAGTTTATGAAGAACATATACATTT from Candidatus Hydrogenedens sp. includes the following:
- a CDS encoding DUF1015 domain-containing protein, which translates into the protein NVYVLHKLIFEEIMKLEPNTQLIYETNPFRCIEMVEMEQAELAFLINPICPEVIKKCADNGEFMPQKATYFFPKIPSGLVIYELSKESL